The Denticeps clupeoides chromosome 4, fDenClu1.1, whole genome shotgun sequence genome segment CAGACAGTTAAAATAGTTAAAGTACAACCTATCATTAAAATTGGATCcttgtatattttaaaaacatttagcaGAATAATAATCTGGTTTGATAggtttgtaataataaaaatttatcACGTTATGGTTTTCAAGCCATGCAATTGCCAACTGGTGGAAATGACAAATTTGAACAGTCTGACCCTCAGAATAAACTGGACTTTAAACCCTGTCTCACTCAATGAAATCAGCATCAAGTAGCAACCCAGTTATGCCTCCAGCTTGCAAAGGTGCACAGACAACTCTGTGAGACAACTCAAAAACAATTACATATACAATTACTTAATCACTTGTTTGTAGTCACTGAGCAGTTGCAAAAGAACAGgctttctcttttctctgtttgGATATGTTATAATTTTTGTTCCCAAGGTGTGTTTTCACTGGATCTAAAGGTTGACAACATTTACATGATACAGTGCTACTAATGAACATTGCACTGGACAATGCACCTAAGGAGTGGCAGAAATCCTCACGCTTCTCTTGTGGACCCCTAGCTCTGTTGCTTTGTGGGAAAGAACTACTCTCACAGTTGATGTGATCTCCTCAGGTTACTGTGCTGTTAGCACCAGCGGCAGTTCTCAGTACTGTACAGTGgggtcccctggagcaactttcaGCCCACACAATGTTTAACAGGCTTCTGAGAACAGCAATGGGTATGAGGACAACAGATGTTTCTTGATTTACATCACTAGCAGTCTGTAAACAACAAATGAGCAAATTACTAATTACATTGTCATATATTAATGGCATAACAGATGAGAAAAATAATCTTAGTGTTGAAGATTAGTAGTTGTAGCAAAATTTCTTGCCTCTGTCAACTTTAGAAGGATTTGTCCATTGCTATCATCACAGGTTACACAGATGCTTGTTCAATCTTTAGACATCTCCAAGATGGACTACTGTAGCTTACTTCTGGCTCTAAGTGCTACTTGATCTCTCCAGCTAATCCAGAGCGTTGCAGcacgacttgttttcaaccGTCCCAAATTCTCGCACACCACTCCAGCGCTATGTTTCCTCCACTGGATTCCTATATCTGCCAGCATCAGATTCCAAATAATTATACTTGCCTAAAAAtccaaggaagggtcagcacccCATCACTCCTCGTGCTGTTCCTCGATCTCTCCAATCCTGCAGCACTGGTTGACTGGTACCAGGAAAGCATCCATCTTGACTCTTCTCTAGATGTTTGAGCAACTGGGTCAAAAAATATCTTTAAACTAATTTTTAAGAAATACATGGATTAAACAGggcatttatgtgtgtgtataaatatggtGTTTGTCGAACAGGTTCATGTGAaacaaataacaacatttatttcttattttgccCCAAATCACAAGTAGTATGTCTAAATGGCTTTGTTGaccatcacacatacacacatttgaccctttctgcacaaAATGTagaactccaaaaaaaaaaaaaaaaccttgggaaggagtaaaACAGAAAGGATAAAGTGAGCGTGCAATaggtgtcagagcagggttggTATTTATTTTTGGATATTTATCCGGAAACAGCCCAATGGgtgattggggcagtggtggcctagcaggtaaggaagtggacccataatctgaaggtagccggtttgaatcctgaaccgccagaGAGCCACtgaacaccgtccccacacactgctcccgggacacctttcatggctgcccactgctcaccaaggctgatgggttaaatgcagaggacacgtttcctgGTGCTTGCCGTCTATCGCAATGGCAATCCATTCACTTTCAGTAAGGCTGGAATTATTTAGTCCAACTTGGAGAAGTGGTCTTTCCATGTTTGAAGGTAAAAACGAGCAGTTTCAATGATATTTCAATGATATACAGCATTTAGCATATGCTAAATGCTGTATATCATTGAAATATCATTGAAACTGCTCGTTTTTACCTTCAAAAGGCCATTCAATGTGTAAGGACAATATTTATCACTCTAAAGCAgagtaaatgaaatgtatctTTTTATACAAGGGTCAATGGCCTTTCTGTTAGGGCAGCTGAAATGCGTACTCTGTCCATTAACCAACTTTCACATTGCATAATCGAGACCATTTTATCTGGCCACTAGTACTGTGTGTCTGAAAAAAGGAATCAATATGGTCATGGGATCAGCAGGGTTCAACGTTCTAGACTTCATCTTCAGGGATCCAAATTTTTCTTTTGATCTCAGTTTCTACCTGcacaaatcaatattttactATTCAGATACTTAGGAATGAGACCTAGACTCTCAGataagcagaaaaaaactgctttaCAAATATCTTAAGAAAATCCAAAGATTTAAATTTTTCACCATATTTCTACAGGAGGATTTAAATTCCCTATTTTATCTTTCAATAAGTTATTTGTCCAGCAGTCAGTAATTCTAACAGGTGTACATTTTCAAGTTTCTCCAGGAGTGTCAAGAGTCCTGTCAAGATTGTCCTATGATATTTGTCAGCCCCTAGCTCCATATGATTAATCTATGAGCTGTTTGCACAATGGTTGCATCGTCTCAAACTGATATATCAGACACTGCAAAACAGTAATATGGAACCCAGGAATACATATGAAGGGTGAAGTTGCTGCTGTGGTTTGTAGCCAATTTGGCCTAGCACTGGCTTGAAATGAATATAgtcaaaaaacaaacattttcattcatgacCGACGTTAGCGTTGCAGCCATCAGCCTGGATATGCAGTGTGTTTGCTTAACTTTATAGACTGTATTAAGTAATCGCTGGTAGTCTGgaacaaacaaaagcacacaaataacaGTAATGATCTTAAAGgcaaggaaacacaaaaaaaagacaaaaaaacaattgttttgaGGATTATATTTCAGAATCgacatatttttattatgcagcatataaaaaagaaaaagaaagaccgAAACTAAGTATGACTAAATGTCAATTCTCTACACCATCCCTGTACAGTGCAGGTTTTGAAATTGAGGATTCCACCTCCCAATTCCTGTGAATCCACATCCAAGCACATCAGTCTCCAACCTCAGCCAGGTCACGGCAGGAACTGTAGGATCTGCAAATCCGTAGTCTGGATTTTCTTCCATTTGCATCCTTTAGGACTTCCCGAGCAGATACATTACTAAAAAGGGCCTTGTTCTAAATGTACTTCCCTCTGACAGGCTCATTTTGTAAATAGTGCTTCTGAtccaatcagagcaaagggcattAAAAGAAAGTAATTATATCAGTCGAGAAGTGCTACACTCCTGGAATCCACATTCAGGTTGGGcactcaacattttttttctgcaggctTAAGGTGGAGGGGTCTGTCTGCTCAGTCTAATGTGCTGTAGGTGAGAGGGTATGGGCATTTTAATAGAGACAGAGAGGCGCTAGTTCCTCTCCTGCACAAATACAGTCTCCTGCGGACACAAACCAGCTTCTTGCAGTGTGATGTCATAGTCCAAGTGGGCAAGTTTCCGTCGTGGGAAGTTGGTGACCAGCTCAAAGCGTTCGTTAGGATAACCCTTAGACTGAACGTGTCTCACCAGGGCCTGTGTGTTGGAGATACAACTCAAATGAGAAACACTAGGCATACACAGGTATATaggatgaaggaaaaaaaagttacagGAAAAGGTAGATCACAAATATGTGGGCTCACCATTAGCTTGGCCTTACTAGACAAGGCAATCTGCTCCCTTTGTCCATCTGGATACCGTAGCATGAGTCTGGCCTTAGGACCTGCAATGACAATGGACTTGTAAATCAgcgtttctgcaggtttaagggaGCCCAATTTAAGCCCCTGTATCGGGGTtgtcaactacatttgtccaagcGTGCAGTTTCTATTGTTCCGTTTGCCGGGAGAAAGGCCTCCCTGTCATTGCTCGAATCCGaaccacttgcccgatcggttccGTGCATGTGCAATGATTAAGGTTAGCGGAGCGGCATGTAATAACCACCTGGGTGGGGGGTTCTCGCCTCGGATCATTTCCATGTGCATAAAGTCAACCcggacagattgaaggcttgtttcatttgattaattGAGTCTGCAATATGTGTAAACTGTGCATTTAAGggttactagtcatttttaatgatatttaaggccttaattttttCGAAAATTTTTGGAAACCCTGTAAATGTACTATTCCAGTGGTAAGGACAGAAAATGTCACAATGATTGTCTTTCCATTCTGTTTAAAATTTAGGTAGGTGTTTTCAGTACCGTTCTCATCAGGTTCTGCAGTGCTGGTGTCAGCAGGCTGTGACGTCTGACACGGCGAAAGCTGTTTGCAATCCCCATGATGCTGATTTAAGCTTGACTGTGTTCTTGTTGGGCTGCTAGGTTCCAGGTGGTTCTTCTTGCTTTCTTCTTTCCTGTGACTGGATTTTTTGTGTGGACTGTGTCGGACAGGGCTGTCTGTTAGAGTAGGTGGTGCAGAGGGAGGGGCAGAAGACGTGGTTGGATGTCCATCCAATGAATCCTCACAGATGACTGCCTCATTGTCTGAACCGTCCACTGAGATGAGGCCTTCACTGTCTGAGAAGGGTTCAGCATCTGAGTCATCCTCAGACCGGGAGTCTGCTGGTGCCTCAGCAGAGTCATAGTGTGTTTCCTGGAGGGAAGCCCGTATCGCTGCTTCCAGCTGACTGTCCTCACTGGCATCAATCAAGCTCTCCTATGAAACAGGCATATAGACAAAAGTAAACGACTTTGCATTTAACAAATATTCTGATGACATTTGACTACTATTTACTAAATTAAGTGTTGCTCATCTTGTGATTTTGTGGGTCTGTTGGCTAATTAGCTACATGTAATCAGATTTAAGGTGGAAGCAAAAGGTGAAAAGCCAAGAGAAGATGGTTTACTGATCGGGCCCTTTTTGCAGGAGGTTGAGTGGAGAGCCCATCCAACTGTCCATGTTCAGCAAGGAACCCTGTTGCTAGGTCAAGGAATGAAGTCACATCCAGCTGGTTCCATTCAACCATCTTTTGACCTGCCAGTCCGACAAGTCAAAGGTTAATATACAGAGCAAGAGGGACAGAGTAGTAGGACATGACAGCAAAATCTCTCACTTCTAAtaggaaaacagaaaacataCCAGTTCTAGGGTCCAATATGGAGATATAGGGGAACTTATTCAGCTTGTAAAACTGAATGTATCTCTGCCCTTCTTCACTGTCATGATACACCTATGTATTCAAATCACACATCGAGAAACGAGAAGAGTTTTCACAAACACATAGAAAGATGGGTTAAATGTCAATATGGTTCCTGACCAGCTTTGGCTCTTTACGCACATCTGTGATTTATCTGTATGTATGACATGAAGACAAAACATAGAATTGACTGCCATCTGCTCAGATGATGACGTAGGTAGTATATAATGTATACAGGAGTGTGTGAACTGAACTGTTCAACTGTTCAAAAAGAACAGTTGAACATTTGTgacttataataataaaataaaaataaatttacagtCATCGTTGATTGTTTTACTTAATTTCAGAGGTAACTGGGCCAATGATTGAAGTACTTTCCTAAGGACTGCATATGTCTGGATGAATCTTTACTTACCTGCCAGAATATGAAGTGCTCTCTGATGATGCCCTTGACTGTGTCATTGCTCCAGACGTCTCTGTTTAGACACTGACACGCAAAGTCCTGCACATTCTGTATGTTGATCATTAGCCATTTGTTTTCCATCTGTCCACTGTCTTTTGCCTGGAGCacataacaaaacacacatacagtttaACATGATCCAGAAGCAAAGAGACATCcttcattacaaaataaaaaggattagatattaagaaatgaaggtAGTCCTCGCCGTTTCAAAGCTGCCTTTGTGCATGAGCTCAATAGGGGGGCGAAAGAGGTCAGCCAAAGTGCTCAGCTTCTTGTCCATTGGGCTTCCATTTCTCAGCTCCTGCTCTTGTCTGACTGCAAAAAAATTAGGACACAGAACAAATCAATCATCAACCCTCAGAGACCGTTGGCACAGTGATTGGTGCAAAGATCCAGGTTCTTACTGGTTTCTGTCTGAAAGTCTCGAAAGCCATCGAATATGGATCGGGCTGGTCTTCGTCGCTTTGGTACTATACATGAAATGGGAAACCACAGAGAATGACCTTTAAAATCTAGTTGGCTTGAGCACATAAATGGAAGAGGACTTCATGAAATCTCCTGACAGTACCTCCAAATAACGGTTCTGGCTCCACCAGTATG includes the following:
- the ubxn7 gene encoding UBX domain-containing protein 7, with amino-acid sequence MVGSSAHAQCRVVVGGGKMATLGDASAPGLNGLIQQFTAITGATESVGKHMLEACNNNLEMAVTMFLDGGGIAEEPSTSSSSAGASSSRGPPTEDDVRAPIPQKQDILVEPEPLFGVPKRRRPARSIFDGFRDFQTETIRQEQELRNGSPMDKKLSTLADLFRPPIELMHKGSFETAKDSGQMENKWLMINIQNVQDFACQCLNRDVWSNDTVKGIIREHFIFWQVYHDSEEGQRYIQFYKLNKFPYISILDPRTGQKMVEWNQLDVTSFLDLATGFLAEHGQLDGLSTQPPAKRARSESLIDASEDSQLEAAIRASLQETHYDSAEAPADSRSEDDSDAEPFSDSEGLISVDGSDNEAVICEDSLDGHPTTSSAPPSAPPTLTDSPVRHSPHKKSSHRKEESKKNHLEPSSPTRTQSSLNQHHGDCKQLSPCQTSQPADTSTAEPDENGPKARLMLRYPDGQREQIALSSKAKLMALVRHVQSKGYPNERFELVTNFPRRKLAHLDYDITLQEAGLCPQETVFVQERN